A region from the Pseudomonas sp. P8_229 genome encodes:
- a CDS encoding c-type cytochrome, with protein sequence MKNTVALLLALTATAVLFSSTTRAAGDPAAGEKIFPRLCGGCHQVGPDARPGFGPQLNGIIGRAAGTSANYVYSDAMKNSGVTWDRDTLTAYLKDPKGVVPGTRMIFWGLSDQEKIDNLLAYLQQYSN encoded by the coding sequence ATGAAAAACACCGTTGCACTCTTGCTTGCCTTGACCGCCACCGCCGTTCTGTTCAGCTCAACCACCCGCGCCGCTGGCGACCCCGCAGCCGGCGAAAAAATCTTCCCGCGCCTGTGCGGCGGCTGCCATCAGGTGGGGCCGGATGCGCGCCCGGGTTTCGGCCCACAACTCAACGGCATCATCGGTCGAGCGGCCGGGACCTCGGCCAACTACGTGTATTCCGACGCCATGAAAAACTCTGGCGTGACCTGGGATCGCGACACGTTGACTGCGTATTTGAAAGACCCTAAAGGCGTGGTGCCTGGCACGCGGATGATTTTCTGGGGCCTGAGTGATCAGGAGAAAATCGATAATTTGCTGGCGTACCTGCAGCAGTACTCCAATTAA
- a CDS encoding PLP-dependent aminotransferase family protein translates to MPRSRYKTLVDTYAADIRSGRLAPGTRLPTHRQLATQEGLALVTASRVYAELEAMGLVSGETGRGTFVRETALSPGQGIDQKDVAVGMIDLNFNYPSLPGQTQLLRSALRQLALSGDLEALLRYQPHAGRAHERASVARHLRSRGVTVDAEQVLIVNGAQQGLAVTLMALLKPGDVIAADALTYSGFKVLAEALHLEVVAIPVNEHGPDLPALEKLCRSRSVRAVYSMPTLHNPLGWVMPLEQREELVAIARRHDLTLIEDAAYAFLVENPPRPLVDLASERTVYVSGLSKNIATGLRVGFIAAPAASVPALERVIRATTWNTPGLMTAIACGWLDDGTVIELEAQKRSDAQARQVLAARLLKGLPCVAHPNSYFLWLPLPEDVRADQIVVELMHQQISVTTAEPFAVSAHVPHAIRLALGSVEMDVLEQALITVRRIIAAYL, encoded by the coding sequence ATGCCACGCTCACGCTACAAGACCCTCGTCGACACCTACGCTGCCGACATTCGCAGCGGGCGTCTGGCGCCCGGCACGCGACTGCCGACGCATCGGCAACTGGCCACGCAGGAAGGACTGGCGCTGGTCACGGCCTCGCGGGTGTATGCCGAGCTCGAAGCCATGGGCCTGGTCAGCGGCGAAACCGGGCGCGGCACTTTCGTGCGTGAAACCGCGTTGTCGCCAGGGCAGGGCATCGATCAGAAAGACGTGGCAGTCGGCATGATCGACCTCAATTTCAATTACCCGTCGCTGCCCGGGCAAACGCAGTTGTTGCGTAGCGCCTTGCGTCAGTTGGCGTTGTCCGGTGACCTGGAAGCTTTGTTGCGCTATCAGCCCCATGCCGGTCGTGCCCATGAACGGGCCTCGGTCGCCCGCCATTTGCGCAGTCGCGGGGTGACGGTGGACGCCGAGCAAGTGCTGATCGTCAATGGCGCCCAGCAGGGACTGGCGGTGACGCTGATGGCGTTGCTCAAGCCCGGCGACGTGATCGCCGCCGATGCGTTGACTTACTCCGGGTTCAAGGTGCTGGCTGAAGCGTTGCATCTGGAAGTGGTGGCGATCCCGGTCAACGAGCACGGGCCGGATCTGCCTGCGCTGGAAAAACTCTGCCGCAGTCGTTCGGTACGTGCCGTGTATAGCATGCCGACCCTGCACAATCCGCTGGGCTGGGTGATGCCGCTCGAGCAGCGCGAGGAATTGGTTGCCATCGCGCGACGGCATGATTTGACCCTCATCGAAGACGCGGCCTACGCCTTTCTCGTGGAAAATCCGCCGCGGCCTCTGGTCGATCTGGCGTCAGAGCGTACGGTTTACGTCTCCGGTCTGTCGAAGAACATCGCCACCGGCCTGCGCGTTGGCTTCATTGCGGCGCCTGCAGCCAGCGTACCGGCGTTGGAGCGGGTTATCCGCGCAACCACCTGGAACACGCCGGGGCTGATGACCGCGATTGCCTGTGGCTGGCTCGACGACGGCACCGTGATCGAGCTCGAAGCGCAAAAACGCAGCGACGCTCAGGCCCGCCAGGTACTGGCCGCCCGATTGCTCAAAGGCTTGCCGTGCGTCGCCCATCCGAATTCGTACTTCCTGTGGCTGCCGTTACCGGAAGATGTGCGCGCTGATCAGATCGTGGTGGAATTGATGCATCAGCAGATTTCGGTCACCACGGCCGAGCCGTTTGCGGTATCGGCGCATGTGCCGCATGCGATTCGGCTGGCACTGGGGTCGGTGGAAATGGATGTGTTGGAGCAAGCGTTGATCACTGTCAGGAGGATCATCGCCGCTTACCTGTAA
- a CDS encoding LysR substrate-binding domain-containing protein, which produces MDKIRHVPSLQALQTLVEVARCASFTQAAQQLCLTQSAVSRQIQQLESHFNVALFIRTSRSLRLTPEGEQVLASAISILDQLKSLEERLVPQQRPFRIRMHVSLAVRWLLPRLSDFYLSHPEVSLAIETVATEVVEPASDSDAYILYLPQPSTEADCLTLFEEALVPVCSPNLAGSPRSVDELQRFALLHRSADRQAWIEWLAANDGQPLERYRHIPFNLDELALDAAARGLGVAVTDMTLAAESIERGVLVVPFGQPLKTGGIYALCLQPAAASNPACEVVMQWFAGQAEQNG; this is translated from the coding sequence ATGGATAAAATTCGCCACGTGCCCTCGCTGCAAGCCCTGCAGACGCTGGTTGAAGTCGCCCGCTGCGCCAGCTTCACCCAGGCTGCGCAACAGCTGTGCCTGACCCAGAGCGCCGTCAGCCGGCAGATCCAGCAACTGGAAAGCCATTTCAACGTCGCGCTGTTCATCCGCACCAGCCGCAGCCTGCGCCTGACCCCGGAGGGCGAACAGGTTCTGGCCAGCGCCATCAGCATTCTCGATCAACTAAAAAGCCTCGAAGAACGCCTCGTCCCGCAACAGCGCCCGTTCCGTATCCGTATGCACGTGTCACTGGCGGTGCGTTGGTTGCTGCCCAGACTCAGCGACTTCTACCTCAGCCACCCCGAGGTCTCGCTGGCGATTGAAACCGTTGCCACCGAAGTCGTCGAGCCGGCCAGCGACAGCGATGCCTACATTCTTTACCTGCCGCAGCCGTCCACTGAGGCGGATTGCCTGACGCTGTTCGAGGAAGCCCTGGTGCCGGTGTGTTCGCCCAACCTTGCGGGGTCACCGCGGTCAGTTGATGAGTTACAGCGTTTCGCCTTGCTGCATCGCTCGGCCGATCGGCAGGCCTGGATCGAATGGCTGGCGGCCAACGATGGTCAGCCGCTGGAGCGCTACCGGCACATTCCGTTCAACCTCGATGAGTTGGCGCTGGATGCAGCGGCGCGAGGCCTGGGCGTGGCGGTGACGGACATGACGCTCGCGGCGGAGTCCATCGAGCGTGGCGTACTGGTGGTGCCGTTCGGGCAGCCGCTGAAGACCGGCGGAATTTACGCGTTGTGCCTGCAGCCGGCAGCAGCTTCAAACCCGGCGTGCGAGGTGGTCATGCAGTGGTTTGCCGGGCAGGCCGAGCAAAACGGTTAA
- a CDS encoding DMT family transporter yields MERTSNLPHPTLEKTSGWINGFIGVVIFSGSLPATRLAVLEFDPVFLTVARATIAGVLAVALLWLFRERRPARDQWLSLVIVALGVVLGFPLLTALALQHVTSAHSIVFVGLLPLATALFGVLRGGERPRLVFWIFSILGSTLVVGFALSQGLSASPTGDLLMLASILVCGLGYAEGAKLSRTLGGWQVICWALVLSLPLMAIASLWLAPPSFSSISVSAWACLGYVSLFSMLIAFVFWYRGLAQGGIAAVGQLQLLQPFFGLALAATLLHEHVSIGMLAVTVGVILCVAGAKKFAR; encoded by the coding sequence ATGGAACGAACCTCTAATCTGCCCCACCCGACCCTGGAAAAAACCAGTGGCTGGATCAACGGCTTTATTGGCGTGGTGATTTTCAGCGGCTCACTGCCGGCTACGCGTCTGGCAGTGCTGGAGTTCGACCCGGTGTTTCTCACCGTCGCGCGTGCGACCATTGCCGGCGTGCTGGCTGTGGCCTTGTTGTGGTTGTTCCGTGAACGGCGACCGGCGAGGGATCAGTGGTTGTCATTGGTCATCGTGGCATTGGGCGTCGTGCTCGGCTTCCCGTTGCTGACGGCGCTGGCCCTGCAACACGTGACGTCGGCACATTCGATTGTGTTTGTTGGCTTGCTGCCACTGGCGACTGCGTTATTTGGTGTATTGCGCGGTGGCGAGCGTCCGCGTCTGGTGTTCTGGATCTTCTCGATCCTCGGCAGCACGCTGGTGGTTGGGTTTGCCTTGTCGCAGGGGCTGTCCGCCTCGCCCACCGGCGACCTGCTGATGCTGGCCTCGATTCTGGTCTGTGGTCTCGGTTATGCCGAAGGCGCAAAACTGTCGCGCACACTGGGTGGCTGGCAGGTGATCTGTTGGGCATTGGTGTTGTCGCTGCCATTGATGGCAATCGCGAGCCTGTGGCTGGCCCCGCCGTCGTTCAGCAGCATCAGCGTGTCGGCATGGGCCTGCCTGGGCTACGTTTCGCTGTTCAGTATGCTGATTGCCTTTGTGTTCTGGTATCGCGGGCTGGCCCAGGGCGGGATCGCGGCCGTCGGACAGTTGCAGTTGCTGCAACCGTTTTTCGGCCTGGCGCTGGCGGCGACGTTGCTGCATGAGCACGTCAGCATCGGCATGCTGGCGGTGACGGTTGGCGTCATCCTCTGCGTGGCCGGCGCAAAGAAATTCGCCCGATAG
- a CDS encoding chorismate mutase, protein MTPLRNVLSCSLLVVFSHMTHAAEALTPAESLRPLLTTLNQRLNIGDLVALTKWDSGKPIQDSPREAQVIANARTLASERKLDPEDVAQLIAAQMEANKLVQYGLLTQWQAAGRAPDTPRPDLAQQIRPQLDQLQSRLLRQYADFVPYRRDPDCPVWLARARQGLTHDALHDLALTRATGELCIRAAGL, encoded by the coding sequence ATGACCCCTTTGCGAAATGTTCTGAGCTGTTCCCTGCTGGTTGTTTTCAGCCACATGACTCACGCCGCCGAAGCCCTCACTCCCGCCGAATCGCTGCGCCCCTTGCTGACGACCCTGAACCAACGTCTGAACATCGGCGACCTCGTGGCCTTGACCAAATGGGACAGCGGCAAGCCGATTCAGGACAGCCCGCGCGAGGCGCAGGTCATCGCCAACGCCCGAACGCTGGCCAGCGAACGCAAGCTCGATCCCGAAGACGTGGCGCAGTTGATTGCCGCGCAAATGGAAGCGAACAAACTGGTGCAATACGGACTGCTGACGCAATGGCAGGCGGCAGGTCGCGCGCCGGACACGCCGCGACCGGATCTGGCGCAACAGATTCGCCCGCAACTGGACCAATTGCAGAGCCGTCTGCTGCGCCAATACGCCGACTTCGTGCCTTATCGTCGTGACCCTGATTGTCCGGTCTGGCTGGCCAGGGCGCGTCAGGGTCTGACCCACGATGCATTGCACGATCTGGCCCTGACCCGCGCCACCGGGGAGCTGTGCATTCGGGCGGCGGGCCTCTGA
- a CDS encoding NAD(P)/FAD-dependent oxidoreductase: MENVCGWIAQAGSSPQRSRLSGAQKADWLVIGAGITGLSAAHNLAQMHPQARIVVVDRQRAAQGASARNSGFVVAHEHPADSELIGAPGFRGFETDTAISRAASEAVRQCIADHAIDCDFRDNGYFFAVSDAAKLSHVDAKLATLRALGARAEFLQGAALAQKLGTPHYAAAIWCGSGNALLQPAKYVKGLLNALPGNITVYEHTDITRLERMSHGRLRANAVDGSVEAKRVLVCLNAFIPRVGIHDSSTFPMELSASLTRPLSAQEFQAIGAVEPWGVLSTRPLGATVRLTPDRRVMIRNTAEYRTRDLSESELALRRQHHVRGLQRRFPFLGAQDIQYTWTGHLSATRSGQAFFQRVEEGVFAVAGCNGSGVARGTLWGRLLAQLASGVDSPLLQSVMQRAEPGWLPPRPFFDIGAMLRMRVEAVRARTEI, encoded by the coding sequence ATGGAAAACGTATGTGGCTGGATCGCGCAGGCCGGCAGTTCGCCGCAGCGTAGCCGCCTGAGCGGTGCGCAAAAGGCCGACTGGCTGGTGATCGGCGCCGGCATCACCGGTCTCAGCGCCGCGCACAACCTGGCACAAATGCACCCGCAGGCGCGCATCGTGGTGGTTGATCGGCAGCGCGCGGCGCAGGGCGCATCGGCGCGTAACTCGGGGTTTGTCGTGGCCCACGAACATCCCGCCGACAGTGAGTTGATCGGCGCGCCAGGCTTTCGCGGATTTGAAACCGACACGGCGATTTCCCGTGCCGCCAGTGAAGCCGTGCGCCAATGTATCGCCGACCATGCCATCGACTGCGACTTTCGTGACAACGGTTACTTCTTCGCCGTCAGCGACGCCGCCAAGCTCAGTCATGTCGACGCCAAACTGGCAACTTTACGCGCCCTCGGTGCCCGCGCCGAATTTCTCCAGGGTGCGGCGCTGGCGCAAAAACTCGGCACGCCGCACTACGCGGCGGCGATCTGGTGCGGCAGCGGCAATGCACTGCTGCAACCGGCCAAATACGTTAAAGGCCTGCTCAATGCGTTGCCGGGCAACATCACGGTTTACGAACACACCGACATCACCCGCCTGGAGCGCATGAGCCACGGGCGACTGCGGGCCAACGCGGTGGATGGCAGTGTCGAGGCCAAACGGGTGCTGGTGTGCCTGAACGCCTTCATTCCCCGGGTCGGAATCCACGACAGCAGCACCTTCCCGATGGAGCTCAGTGCCAGTCTCACCCGGCCGCTTAGCGCTCAGGAGTTTCAAGCTATCGGCGCGGTCGAGCCGTGGGGCGTACTGTCGACCCGGCCGCTGGGGGCCACGGTGCGACTGACGCCAGATCGGCGGGTGATGATCCGCAACACCGCCGAATACCGCACGCGCGACCTGTCCGAGAGCGAACTGGCGCTGCGCCGTCAGCACCATGTGCGCGGCTTGCAACGACGCTTCCCGTTCCTCGGCGCGCAAGACATCCAATACACCTGGACCGGCCACTTGAGCGCGACCCGCAGTGGTCAGGCGTTTTTCCAGCGGGTGGAAGAGGGCGTGTTTGCTGTGGCCGGTTGCAATGGTTCGGGGGTGGCGCGCGGCACGCTGTGGGGACGTTTATTGGCGCAACTGGCATCTGGCGTTGATTCACCGCTGCTGCAATCGGTGATGCAACGGGCCGAACCCGGCTGGCTGCCGCCACGACCTTTTTTCGACATCGGTGCCATGCTTCGCATGCGCGTGGAGGCAGTCAGGGCCAGAACAGAAATCTGA
- a CDS encoding MATE family efflux transporter produces the protein MQTPTAAKPLWQTYLLFLAPMVLSNFLQSMSGTVNSIYIGQMLGTQALAAVSGMFPIIFFFIALVIGLGAGAGVLIGQAWGAREAHMVKAIAGATLLLGVLIGLAAAVLGSVFARQALQGLGTPADVLDDAVAYAHVMMWILPSMLVFVLFTQLLRGVSDTVSPLLALMVSTCVGLALTPALIRGWFGLPQLGIQSAAFAGLAGNLCAMAWLAWRLIRKRHPLAPDREFFAALRLDGVILGKVLRIGLPTGVQMIVLSLSELVILALVNQHGSQATAAYGAVTQIVNYVQFPALSIAITASILGAQAIGAGRLEHMTPILRTGLLINVCLTGGLIVLGYLLSHWLLGLFLTEDSTRVMAEHLLHIMLWSLLVFGFQAIIGGIMRASGTVLVPVAIAIVCVVGVQLPAAYWLDGQYGLQGVWMGFPVAYLGMLVLQTLYYKLVWQHQKIERLV, from the coding sequence ATGCAAACCCCGACCGCCGCCAAACCCCTCTGGCAAACCTACCTGCTGTTCCTCGCACCGATGGTGCTGTCCAACTTTCTGCAGTCGATGTCGGGCACGGTCAACAGCATTTACATCGGGCAGATGCTCGGTACGCAGGCGCTGGCGGCGGTGTCGGGGATGTTTCCGATCATCTTTTTCTTTATCGCGCTGGTGATCGGGCTGGGTGCGGGCGCCGGGGTGTTGATCGGCCAGGCGTGGGGCGCGCGCGAGGCGCACATGGTCAAGGCGATTGCCGGGGCGACGTTGTTGCTGGGCGTGTTGATCGGGCTGGCGGCGGCGGTGCTCGGCAGTGTGTTCGCGCGGCAGGCTTTGCAGGGGTTGGGCACGCCGGCGGATGTGCTGGACGATGCAGTGGCCTATGCGCACGTGATGATGTGGATTCTGCCGTCGATGCTGGTGTTTGTGCTGTTCACGCAATTGCTGCGCGGGGTCAGCGATACCGTGTCGCCGTTGTTGGCGTTGATGGTGTCAACGTGCGTCGGGCTGGCGCTGACCCCGGCGTTGATTCGCGGCTGGTTCGGTCTGCCCCAACTGGGGATTCAGAGCGCGGCGTTCGCCGGTCTGGCCGGTAACCTGTGCGCGATGGCGTGGCTGGCGTGGCGGTTGATTCGCAAGCGCCATCCGCTGGCGCCGGACCGCGAGTTCTTTGCTGCACTGCGGCTGGACGGGGTGATTCTCGGCAAGGTGCTGCGCATCGGCCTGCCGACCGGGGTGCAGATGATCGTGTTGTCACTCTCGGAGCTGGTGATTCTGGCGCTGGTCAACCAGCACGGTTCGCAGGCGACGGCGGCCTATGGCGCGGTGACGCAGATCGTCAACTACGTGCAGTTCCCGGCGCTGTCGATTGCGATCACTGCGTCGATCCTCGGCGCGCAGGCCATCGGTGCCGGACGCCTGGAACACATGACGCCGATCCTGCGCACCGGGCTGTTGATCAACGTGTGCCTCACCGGCGGTTTGATCGTGCTCGGTTACCTGTTGTCGCACTGGTTGCTGGGGCTGTTCCTGACTGAAGACTCGACCCGGGTGATGGCGGAGCACTTGCTGCACATCATGCTCTGGAGCCTGTTGGTGTTCGGCTTTCAGGCGATCATCGGCGGCATCATGCGCGCCAGCGGCACGGTGCTGGTGCCGGTGGCGATTGCGATTGTCTGTGTGGTTGGCGTGCAACTGCCGGCGGCTTACTGGCTGGATGGGCAGTACGGCTTGCAAGGCGTGTGGATGGGGTTCCCGGTGGCGTATCTGGGCATGCTGGTGTTGCAGACCCTGTATTACAAACTGGTCTGGCAGCATCAGAAGATCGAGCGTCTGGTCTGA
- a CDS encoding polyamine ABC transporter substrate-binding protein, giving the protein MRVNPLFLAILLAASTAACADETVNISNWNSYIAPDTLANFTQATGIKTTYDIHDSNEVLESKLMTGNTGYDVVSPSNHFLSRLIKAGAIQKLDRAQLPNWKNLDPVLLQKLEVNDPGNQYGYPYMWGTAGIGYNVEKIKAIFGSTDVTQSWDFFFNQENIKKLSQCGVAFIDNPTQVLPITLNYLHLPAHSHEPADYKQAEQALLKIRPYIQYFHASKYISDLANGNVCAVIGFNGDIVQAAASAKEAKNGINIAYSIPKEGTTLWFDMVVMPKSAPHAKNGYAYMNYLLDPKVVANISNSIHYANPNAAAEPFLNADVKQDPAIYPPKDVMQRLFTVEELPAAIARLSTRLWTKLKTNT; this is encoded by the coding sequence ATGCGCGTCAATCCACTTTTCCTGGCGATCCTGCTCGCGGCCAGCACAGCCGCTTGTGCCGACGAAACTGTCAATATCTCCAACTGGAACAGCTACATCGCCCCGGACACCCTGGCCAATTTCACCCAGGCCACAGGGATCAAGACCACCTACGACATTCACGACAGCAACGAAGTGCTGGAATCGAAATTGATGACCGGCAACACCGGTTATGACGTGGTCAGTCCGTCGAACCACTTTCTCTCGCGGTTGATCAAGGCCGGGGCGATTCAGAAGCTCGACAGGGCGCAACTGCCGAACTGGAAAAACCTCGACCCGGTGCTGCTGCAAAAACTTGAAGTCAACGATCCTGGCAACCAGTACGGCTATCCCTACATGTGGGGCACAGCCGGTATCGGTTACAACGTCGAGAAGATCAAGGCGATCTTCGGCAGCACCGATGTCACCCAGTCATGGGACTTTTTCTTCAACCAAGAAAACATCAAGAAGCTCAGCCAGTGCGGCGTGGCGTTCATCGACAACCCGACGCAGGTGCTGCCGATCACGCTGAACTACCTGCACTTGCCTGCGCACAGTCATGAGCCGGCGGATTACAAACAGGCCGAACAGGCCTTGCTGAAAATCCGTCCTTACATTCAGTACTTCCACGCCTCGAAGTACATCAGTGACCTGGCCAACGGCAACGTCTGCGCGGTGATCGGCTTCAACGGCGACATCGTTCAGGCCGCCGCCAGTGCGAAGGAAGCGAAGAACGGCATCAATATCGCGTACTCGATTCCGAAAGAAGGCACGACCTTGTGGTTCGACATGGTGGTCATGCCCAAAAGCGCGCCGCATGCAAAGAACGGCTACGCCTACATGAATTACCTGCTCGACCCCAAAGTGGTGGCCAACATCAGCAACAGCATTCACTACGCCAACCCGAATGCGGCGGCCGAACCGTTCCTCAACGCGGATGTAAAGCAGGATCCGGCTATCTACCCGCCCAAGGACGTGATGCAACGGTTGTTCACCGTGGAAGAGTTGCCGGCGGCGATTGCACGGTTGTCGACGCGGTTGTGGACCAAGTTGAAAACCAATACCTGA
- a CDS encoding IS110 family transposase → MAMPVVTTQSIIGVDVAKDELVIYHAESDQLETISNTKAAIKKWLKTAAKPVAIAIEATNIYHQEFADLAYADGCVIYMVGGYELSHYRKGVNVRAKTDALDARLLARYLTNEGDHLRPWTPPSPLYCRLISLFRRRAALVQARVSLKQSWENEPLLKTAFKNQINAMQRLEILLEKTILAQIDEAGLGAQLKRCMKVEGIGTLTGARLLASFQRGDFRNADAFIAFLGLDLRISDSGKKKGRRCLTKRGDSEARRLLHNAAMAASRTSAWKGFYEALRERGLSTTQALVALARKLARVVFALLKNQSEYSPKAV, encoded by the coding sequence ATGGCAATGCCCGTCGTTACCACTCAGTCGATTATCGGGGTTGATGTCGCCAAGGACGAACTGGTGATTTATCACGCCGAATCAGATCAGCTCGAGACAATCTCCAATACCAAAGCGGCGATCAAGAAATGGCTCAAAACCGCTGCCAAGCCAGTGGCAATCGCCATCGAAGCCACCAATATCTATCACCAGGAATTTGCTGATCTGGCGTATGCCGATGGTTGCGTGATCTATATGGTTGGCGGTTATGAGCTCAGCCATTACCGCAAAGGTGTGAACGTTCGCGCCAAAACTGATGCGCTGGATGCCCGATTACTGGCCCGTTATCTGACAAACGAAGGGGACCACTTACGCCCTTGGACACCGCCGTCGCCCTTGTATTGCCGGCTCATCAGTCTTTTCCGGCGTCGTGCGGCTCTGGTCCAGGCTCGTGTCAGCCTCAAGCAGAGCTGGGAGAATGAGCCATTGCTCAAAACCGCTTTCAAAAATCAGATAAACGCCATGCAAAGACTGGAAATCCTGCTGGAGAAAACGATCCTGGCGCAGATAGACGAAGCCGGTTTAGGCGCTCAGCTCAAGCGTTGCATGAAGGTAGAAGGCATCGGTACGTTGACCGGCGCCCGCTTGCTCGCATCCTTTCAGCGTGGGGACTTCAGGAATGCCGACGCTTTCATCGCCTTTCTAGGCCTGGATCTGCGCATATCGGACTCAGGCAAAAAGAAAGGCCGTCGCTGCCTGACCAAACGAGGCGACTCAGAGGCACGTCGATTGCTGCACAACGCTGCAATGGCGGCGAGCCGGACCTCGGCGTGGAAAGGGTTTTATGAGGCTTTAAGAGAGCGCGGATTGAGCACTACCCAAGCACTGGTCGCACTAGCCCGCAAGCTTGCCCGGGTGGTATTTGCTCTGTTGAAAAACCAGAGCGAATACTCACCTAAAGCCGTTTAG
- a CDS encoding SulP family inorganic anion transporter: MKPIRLRADVLAGLTTSFALLPECIAFALVAHLNPLMGLYGAFIICTLTALFGGRPGMVSGAAGSMAVVIVALVVQHGVQYLLATVLLGGLIMMAFGLLRLGKLVRMVPHPVMLGFVNGLAIIIALAQLEHFKSGEHWLSGTPLYLMTGLVVLTMAIVYLLPRLTRAVPPALVAILGVGLLVYLFGLPTRTLGDMAHIAGGLPSFALPDIPWNLETLRIIAPYAILMALVGLLETLLTLNLTDEITETRGYPDRECVALGAANMVSGAFGGMGGCAMIGQTVINLSSGGRGRLSGVVAGGLILLFILFLSPLIERIPLAALVGVMFVVSQQTFAWASLRVLNKVPLNDVLVIIAVTTITVFTDLATAVLCGIIIAALNFAWQQARELYADEHLEADGSKLYRLHGTLFFASTTPFLNQFDPANDPAKVTLDCRHLSFVDYSAIAALKTLRERYAKAGKELQVFHLSERCKKLLKRAGVEHH, from the coding sequence ATGAAACCGATACGTCTGCGCGCCGATGTCCTGGCCGGACTCACCACCTCGTTTGCCTTGTTGCCCGAATGCATTGCGTTTGCGCTGGTGGCCCACCTCAATCCGCTGATGGGCCTGTACGGTGCCTTCATCATCTGCACCTTGACCGCGTTGTTCGGCGGCCGGCCGGGGATGGTCTCCGGGGCGGCGGGTTCAATGGCGGTGGTGATTGTCGCGCTGGTGGTGCAGCACGGCGTGCAATACCTGCTGGCGACGGTGTTGCTGGGTGGCTTGATCATGATGGCGTTCGGCTTGTTGCGTCTGGGCAAACTGGTGCGCATGGTGCCGCACCCGGTGATGCTCGGCTTCGTCAACGGCCTGGCGATCATCATTGCGCTGGCGCAACTGGAGCATTTCAAGAGCGGCGAACACTGGCTCAGCGGCACGCCGTTGTACCTGATGACCGGGCTGGTGGTGCTGACCATGGCCATCGTCTACCTCCTGCCGCGCCTGACCCGCGCGGTGCCGCCGGCACTGGTGGCGATCCTTGGCGTGGGGCTGCTGGTCTACCTGTTCGGCCTGCCGACCCGCACCCTCGGCGACATGGCGCACATCGCCGGTGGTCTGCCGAGCTTCGCGCTGCCGGACATCCCGTGGAACCTGGAGACCCTGCGCATCATCGCCCCCTACGCGATTCTGATGGCGCTGGTCGGCCTGCTGGAAACCCTGCTGACCCTCAACCTCACCGACGAAATCACCGAAACCCGTGGCTATCCGGATCGCGAGTGCGTGGCGCTGGGTGCGGCGAACATGGTCTCCGGTGCGTTCGGTGGCATGGGCGGTTGCGCGATGATCGGCCAGACCGTGATCAACCTCAGCTCCGGCGGACGCGGACGCTTGTCCGGGGTGGTGGCGGGGGGGCTGATTCTGTTGTTCATCCTGTTCCTGTCGCCGCTGATCGAGCGCATTCCGCTGGCGGCGCTGGTGGGTGTGATGTTCGTGGTCTCGCAGCAGACCTTCGCCTGGGCCTCGTTGCGGGTGTTGAACAAAGTGCCGCTCAACGATGTGCTGGTGATCATCGCGGTGACCACCATTACCGTGTTCACCGATCTGGCCACCGCTGTGCTGTGCGGGATCATCATTGCCGCCCTGAATTTTGCCTGGCAGCAGGCCCGTGAGTTGTACGCCGATGAACATCTGGAAGCCGACGGCAGCAAACTCTATCGCCTGCACGGCACACTGTTTTTTGCCTCGACGACGCCGTTCCTCAACCAGTTCGACCCGGCCAATGACCCGGCGAAAGTCACGCTGGATTGCCGGCATCTGAGCTTCGTCGATTATTCCGCGATTGCCGCGCTGAAGACCTTGCGCGAGCGTTACGCCAAGGCAGGCAAGGAGTTGCAGGTGTTTCATCTGTCCGAGCGCTGCAAGAAGCTGTTGAAACGCGCCGGAGTGGAACACCACTGA